A portion of the Cohaesibacter gelatinilyticus genome contains these proteins:
- the tsaB gene encoding tRNA (adenosine(37)-N6)-threonylcarbamoyltransferase complex dimerization subunit type 1 TsaB has product MTSDQQPGRQICLAIDTALNACSLALAICPEEGTEPVLIEKSILMDRGHAEALMTQLEALMQEAEVDYSDLTCLAVTVGPGSFTGLRVGLATARAFALALKIPLVGLSTLQALEVTARELGQDGVICAAIDARRGQIYCQIFGLDHESKPKAASLEEVMQDLSSMKDVSLIGSASELIRQVQDEPQNNEAGEPSLLPQVPDMAVVAKWALKQPKTDISPSPLYLRAPDAKPQVGKAIARA; this is encoded by the coding sequence ATGACCTCAGATCAGCAGCCCGGGCGTCAGATTTGTCTGGCAATCGATACGGCTCTCAATGCCTGTTCGCTGGCTTTGGCAATCTGCCCCGAAGAAGGTACAGAGCCGGTTCTGATCGAGAAGTCCATCTTGATGGATCGCGGCCATGCAGAAGCTCTGATGACACAGCTGGAAGCATTGATGCAGGAAGCTGAAGTTGACTATTCCGATCTGACTTGCCTTGCGGTGACAGTTGGCCCGGGAAGCTTTACAGGCCTTCGTGTTGGGCTGGCAACAGCGCGTGCCTTTGCCTTGGCACTCAAGATCCCGTTGGTCGGCCTGTCCACATTGCAGGCATTGGAAGTGACAGCCAGAGAGTTAGGTCAAGACGGGGTGATATGTGCAGCGATCGACGCCCGTCGCGGGCAGATCTATTGCCAGATTTTCGGATTGGATCATGAGAGCAAGCCAAAAGCCGCCAGCCTTGAAGAGGTGATGCAGGACCTGTCTTCAATGAAAGATGTGTCTTTGATTGGCAGTGCCTCGGAGCTGATTCGCCAAGTGCAGGATGAACCGCAAAACAATGAGGCAGGGGAGCCATCACTCCTTCCACAAGTGCCCGATATGGCGGTTGTTGCGAAATGGGCGCTAAAACAGCCAAAAACTGATATCAGTCCATCTCCACTTTACTTGCGGGCACCAGATGCAAAACCCCAAGTCGGGAAGGCCATTGCAAGGGCCTGA
- the ybeY gene encoding rRNA maturation RNase YbeY, protein MSLAPLETPLEKDSLIEADNWNRIENLELLISRAIDTAHAYAEQVEKIEIRQGSEVSLVFSDNETVRELNAAHRGKDQPTNVLSFPIDEEADPLGPLLGDIVFAYETVEREAEELAIEFSAHLTHLCVHGFLHLLGYDHIEWDEAEKMEAVEIAILAQLGIDNPYAGSDPLPMPD, encoded by the coding sequence ATGAGCCTTGCTCCCCTGGAAACTCCTCTCGAAAAAGACAGCCTGATTGAAGCGGATAATTGGAATCGGATTGAAAATCTGGAGCTTTTGATCAGTCGTGCAATTGATACGGCCCATGCATATGCCGAGCAAGTCGAGAAAATCGAAATTCGGCAAGGCTCGGAAGTATCTCTGGTTTTCAGTGACAATGAGACTGTAAGAGAGCTCAATGCCGCTCATCGAGGCAAGGACCAGCCAACAAATGTGCTATCTTTTCCCATAGATGAAGAAGCAGATCCCCTGGGGCCTCTTCTGGGTGATATTGTTTTCGCCTATGAGACGGTTGAGCGTGAGGCAGAAGAGCTGGCTATTGAATTTTCAGCCCATCTTACCCATTTGTGTGTTCATGGTTTTTTGCATCTTTTAGGCTACGATCACATTGAATGGGATGAGGCGGAGAAGATGGAAGCTGTGGAAATTGCCATTCTCGCCCAATTGGGAATAGATAATCCCTATGCAGGCTCAGATCCGCTTCCGATGCCTGATTAG
- the rimI gene encoding ribosomal protein S18-alanine N-acetyltransferase, with protein MIFPIKNTSSIAPAMLEDVPVLSDIHKKSFARAWTDSEFQSFLGDDGIDCLVLRRSNLRIKDKIIGFVLVRTVLDEAEILTIAVDPVQRKTGAGELLMREVMRKLYADRMAKLFLEVDEGNQPALLLYQKLGFEKVGERKGYYTSGKDSAATALIMQVELDG; from the coding sequence GTGATCTTCCCGATCAAAAATACCTCGTCGATTGCGCCGGCGATGCTGGAAGACGTGCCGGTTCTATCCGATATTCACAAAAAATCTTTCGCCCGTGCCTGGACCGATAGTGAGTTCCAGTCCTTTCTGGGTGATGATGGCATCGATTGTCTGGTTCTGCGGCGTTCAAACTTGCGGATAAAAGACAAGATTATTGGCTTTGTGCTGGTTCGCACAGTTCTGGACGAAGCGGAAATCCTGACCATTGCTGTGGATCCTGTCCAGCGAAAAACGGGAGCGGGAGAGCTGTTGATGCGTGAAGTTATGCGAAAGCTCTATGCAGATCGGATGGCCAAGCTGTTTCTGGAGGTGGACGAGGGCAACCAACCTGCGCTATTGCTCTACCAAAAGCTCGGGTTTGAAAAAGTCGGTGAGCGGAAGGGCTATTATACGAGTGGCAAAGATAGTGCCGCTACGGCCCTCATCATGCAAGTCGAGCTGGATGGCTAG
- a CDS encoding PhoH family protein: MGHIVLSYDDNRLASNLFGQYDQHLARIEQKLGIEAIARGNKVTIKGPADLCDQAKYALDSLYHRLETGEEIEQADVDGAIRMAQAADEQLVLPQMMPEDAQGKGKLNFAQIATRKKKLIARTATQDAYIRAMDRADLVFGTGPAGTGKTYLAVAYAASLLERGVVDRIILSRPAVEAGERLGFLPGDMKEKVDPYLRPLYDALYDMMPPDKVERELEAKVIEIAPLAFMRGRTLSNAVVILDEAQNTTSMQMKMFLTRLGENSKMIITGDPSQIDLPSGEQSGLVQAMDILSDIPSIVRVQFTAEDVVRHELVMRIVNAYDDEARRKVRIRRALEERALTDLDESAGKDQSDEAAQ, encoded by the coding sequence ATGGGCCATATTGTCCTGTCTTATGATGACAATCGTCTGGCTAGCAACCTTTTCGGCCAATATGATCAGCATCTTGCCCGCATTGAGCAAAAGCTCGGGATTGAAGCCATCGCCCGCGGCAACAAGGTCACAATCAAAGGCCCCGCCGATTTATGTGATCAGGCCAAATATGCTCTCGACAGTCTCTATCACCGTCTGGAAACAGGTGAAGAAATTGAACAGGCCGATGTGGATGGTGCCATCCGCATGGCTCAAGCAGCAGATGAACAATTGGTTCTCCCACAAATGATGCCAGAAGATGCGCAAGGCAAGGGCAAACTGAATTTTGCCCAGATTGCGACCCGTAAGAAAAAACTGATTGCCCGCACAGCCACGCAGGATGCCTATATCCGTGCGATGGATCGCGCAGATCTGGTCTTTGGCACCGGTCCGGCCGGTACCGGCAAGACCTATTTGGCCGTTGCCTATGCTGCATCCTTGCTTGAACGTGGTGTCGTGGACCGGATCATCCTTTCCCGTCCGGCAGTGGAAGCAGGCGAGCGGCTTGGTTTCCTTCCGGGTGATATGAAGGAAAAGGTCGATCCTTACCTCCGTCCCCTTTATGACGCGCTTTATGATATGATGCCGCCAGACAAGGTGGAACGTGAGTTGGAAGCAAAGGTCATCGAGATTGCGCCCCTTGCCTTCATGCGTGGCCGAACGCTCTCCAATGCCGTGGTTATCCTGGACGAAGCCCAGAATACAACTTCCATGCAGATGAAGATGTTTCTGACCCGCCTTGGTGAAAATTCCAAAATGATCATCACAGGTGACCCAAGCCAGATCGACTTGCCCTCTGGCGAGCAATCTGGTCTGGTGCAGGCGATGGATATTCTCTCTGACATCCCATCCATTGTGCGGGTTCAATTCACCGCTGAAGATGTGGTGCGGCATGAATTGGTCATGCGTATCGTCAATGCCTATGATGATGAGGCACGTCGTAAGGTACGTATTCGCCGGGCTTTGGAAGAAAGGGCATTGACCGATCTGGATGAGAGTGCAGGCAAGGATCAGTCGGACGAGGCGGCGCAATGA
- the miaB gene encoding tRNA (N6-isopentenyl adenosine(37)-C2)-methylthiotransferase MiaB: MTDPKDKKVFVKTYGCQMNVYDSDRMADALATKGYKPTEQMEEADLVILNTCHIREKAAEKVYSELGRIRKLRDAKRDGGKGDMKIGVAGCVAQAEGEEIMRRAPVVDMVFGPQSYHRLPDLLDRADNGDRVVETDFPVEDKFANLPKAKKEVTRKRGVSSFLTVQEGCDKFCTFCVVPYTRGAEASRPVAQIVAEAERLAEAGVREVTLLGQNVNGYHGEGPDGKAWGLGRLLFRLAEINGLDRLRYTTSHPRDMDEELLVAHRDLDSLMPYLHLPVQAGSNKILKAMNRQHTYDDYVRLIDVIRDVRPDIALSGDFIVGFPGETEEDFEDTMRIVREVTYASAYSFKYSPRPGTPAADMKEQVEATIASERLYRLQELLNQQQRDFNASKVGTTMSLLLERKGRDEGQLVGKSPWLQAVHVQASEELIGEIVTVHIDNIGTNSLFGTMIEDRTTIGTPLHNQAEGLSI, translated from the coding sequence ATGACCGATCCTAAAGACAAAAAGGTCTTTGTGAAGACCTATGGCTGCCAGATGAATGTCTATGATTCCGATCGTATGGCCGATGCTTTGGCGACCAAGGGATATAAGCCGACCGAACAAATGGAAGAGGCTGATCTGGTCATTCTCAATACCTGCCATATTCGCGAGAAAGCAGCGGAAAAGGTCTATTCCGAGCTGGGACGTATCCGCAAATTGCGCGACGCCAAACGGGATGGCGGCAAGGGCGACATGAAGATTGGTGTTGCCGGCTGCGTGGCTCAGGCTGAAGGCGAGGAAATCATGCGCCGTGCGCCTGTCGTTGATATGGTTTTTGGCCCGCAATCTTATCATCGCCTGCCAGATCTGCTGGACCGGGCCGATAATGGTGACCGTGTGGTGGAAACCGATTTTCCGGTCGAAGACAAATTTGCCAATCTGCCCAAGGCCAAGAAGGAAGTGACACGCAAACGCGGTGTCAGTTCATTCCTGACGGTACAAGAGGGTTGTGACAAATTCTGTACCTTCTGCGTGGTGCCATACACTCGTGGTGCAGAGGCATCCCGCCCGGTTGCGCAGATTGTTGCCGAGGCCGAGCGCCTGGCCGAAGCAGGTGTGCGCGAAGTCACGTTGTTGGGGCAGAATGTCAATGGCTATCATGGGGAAGGCCCGGACGGCAAAGCCTGGGGCTTGGGGCGCCTTTTATTCCGTCTGGCAGAGATCAATGGTCTGGATCGCTTGCGCTACACCACCTCGCACCCGCGCGATATGGATGAGGAATTGTTGGTAGCACATCGCGATCTCGACAGCCTGATGCCGTATCTGCATTTGCCGGTCCAGGCTGGATCCAACAAGATCCTCAAAGCCATGAACCGTCAGCATACTTACGACGATTATGTGCGTTTGATTGACGTGATCCGCGACGTGCGCCCGGATATCGCCTTGTCCGGCGATTTCATTGTTGGTTTCCCCGGCGAAACCGAAGAGGATTTCGAAGACACCATGCGCATTGTGCGCGAAGTGACTTATGCGTCTGCTTATAGCTTCAAATATTCTCCACGCCCGGGTACACCTGCTGCTGATATGAAAGAACAGGTGGAAGCAACAATTGCATCCGAGCGTCTCTATCGCTTGCAAGAGCTTCTGAATCAGCAACAGCGCGATTTTAACGCCTCAAAGGTTGGAACGACAATGAGCCTGCTCCTGGAGCGCAAGGGGCGTGATGAGGGACAGCTGGTCGGTAAATCTCCTTGGCTACAAGCTGTGCATGTTCAAGCTTCCGAAGAATTGATTGGTGAAATTGTCACAGTTCACATCGATAATATTGGAACCAACAGTTTGTTTGGGACAATGATAGAAGATCGAACTACAATAGGCACTCCTCTCCATAACCAAGCGGAAGGGTTAAGCATTTGA
- a CDS encoding lysophospholipid acyltransferase family protein — protein sequence MRQVTIPDTATIRATLASGFLIGITLIGLPLQALSVTAKLPTARWIPVIYHRLACFGFGVRVRTKGRLAIDKGSVLITANHVSWLDIVVLGQSRPLSFIAKSEVANWPIFGWFAKLQRSIFVNRTRRSETGKVAKAIAERLAQGDAMVLFPEGTSSDGNRVLPFRSALIGAASAAMSTASEANQNETSTTSAPSVWIQPVSIAYTAVQGLPMGRQHRPLAAWYGDMELMPHLWAILKEGALDVTISYGEPIPMDDSVNRKQIAQMAENEVRAMTRAALFERRIAKQ from the coding sequence ATGCGTCAAGTAACGATTCCAGATACTGCGACCATCCGGGCCACGCTGGCAAGCGGCTTTCTGATTGGAATTACCCTGATCGGTTTGCCCCTGCAGGCGCTTTCCGTTACAGCAAAATTGCCAACAGCACGCTGGATTCCGGTCATTTATCATCGTTTGGCTTGCTTTGGTTTTGGTGTCAGGGTCAGAACCAAAGGGCGTTTGGCGATTGACAAAGGCTCGGTTCTGATTACGGCAAATCATGTATCCTGGCTTGATATTGTGGTTTTGGGACAAAGTCGCCCGCTTTCCTTCATTGCCAAATCAGAAGTGGCGAATTGGCCAATCTTTGGATGGTTTGCCAAATTGCAACGCTCCATATTTGTCAACCGAACCCGCCGATCCGAGACGGGAAAGGTTGCCAAGGCGATTGCCGAGCGTTTGGCCCAAGGCGATGCCATGGTTCTGTTTCCGGAAGGGACTTCCTCAGACGGTAATCGGGTTCTGCCTTTCCGCTCAGCGCTTATTGGAGCAGCGAGCGCAGCAATGTCCACTGCATCTGAAGCCAACCAAAACGAGACTTCTACCACGTCTGCTCCATCGGTTTGGATACAACCGGTGTCCATTGCCTATACCGCAGTTCAGGGTCTGCCAATGGGGCGTCAGCATCGCCCACTCGCGGCCTGGTATGGTGATATGGAATTGATGCCTCATCTTTGGGCCATACTGAAAGAGGGCGCATTGGATGTTACGATAAGCTATGGCGAGCCAATCCCGATGGATGATAGCGTGAATCGCAAGCAGATTGCGCAAATGGCTGAAAATGAAGTAAGAGCGATGACCCGTGCTGCACTTTTCGAGAGACGGATTGCCAAACAATAG
- a CDS encoding Fur family transcriptional regulator — protein MTIIKKTAIEDLCVNAGMRMTEQRRVIARVLDAAEDHPDVEELYNRASSIDSGISISTVYRTVKLFEDAGIIERHEFRDGRARYETISDEHHDHLIDLRSGKVIEFRDEEIERLQTEVARRLGFKLVDHRLELYGVPLEDSKD, from the coding sequence ATGACCATCATCAAGAAGACCGCCATCGAGGATTTGTGTGTCAATGCCGGTATGAGAATGACCGAGCAACGGCGTGTGATTGCCCGCGTCCTGGACGCTGCAGAAGATCATCCAGATGTGGAAGAATTGTATAACCGGGCATCGAGTATTGATAGTGGCATTTCCATTTCTACCGTCTATCGCACGGTCAAATTGTTTGAAGACGCTGGCATTATCGAGCGGCATGAATTCCGAGATGGTCGTGCGCGCTATGAGACCATTTCCGATGAGCATCATGATCATCTGATCGATTTGCGTTCTGGCAAAGTGATCGAATTTCGCGATGAGGAAATCGAGCGTTTGCAGACTGAAGTTGCTCGTCGTCTTGGTTTCAAATTGGTGGATCATCGTTTGGAGCTGTACGGGGTTCCACTTGAGGATTCAAAGGATTAG
- a CDS encoding NifU family protein: protein MFIQTEATPNPATLKFLPGKVVLEDGTHDFRSMQEAEVSPLAQKLFSIEGVEGVFFGFDFVSITKGEAEWQHIKPAILGAIMEHFMSGAPIMKIEEITNGGGEDYDEADADTVATIKELLETRVRPAVAQDGGDITFHGFRDGVVYLQMRGACAGCPSSTATLKHGIENLLRHFLPDVQEVRAV from the coding sequence ATGTTTATTCAAACCGAAGCAACACCCAATCCGGCTACCTTGAAATTTCTGCCAGGCAAGGTTGTTTTGGAAGATGGCACCCATGATTTCCGCTCCATGCAGGAAGCCGAAGTCTCTCCATTGGCACAAAAGCTTTTCTCGATTGAAGGCGTAGAAGGCGTTTTCTTCGGCTTTGACTTTGTGTCCATCACCAAAGGTGAAGCTGAATGGCAGCATATCAAACCTGCTATTCTTGGTGCCATCATGGAACATTTCATGTCTGGCGCACCCATCATGAAGATCGAAGAGATAACCAACGGTGGCGGCGAAGATTACGACGAAGCTGACGCTGATACCGTTGCTACCATCAAGGAATTGCTGGAAACCCGCGTTCGTCCTGCTGTTGCGCAGGATGGCGGCGATATCACGTTCCACGGCTTCCGCGATGGTGTTGTCTATTTGCAGATGCGTGGTGCTTGCGCCGGTTGTCCGTCATCCACCGCGACCCTGAAACATGGCATCGAAAACCTGTTGCGCCACTTCCTGCCGGATGTACAGGAAGTGCGTGCCGTTTAA